A region of Pyxidicoccus parkwaysis DNA encodes the following proteins:
- a CDS encoding PhzF family phenazine biosynthesis protein has product MQLTIVDAFTKTPGEGNRAGVVLDAAGLDAEAMQRIAAVVGASETAFLMAPPTDGVVRLRYFAPAVEIPFCGHATVATLHLMAERGMLKAPGTYRLECAMGTLDVELELVEPRGARAWIVSPVLPWKESPVPLETVMRLLGGTVEMVDTSLPVLRTGYRLVVPMLRREDVWNLSPHARALAELLRPHGLNGVYVFTRETKDASSMAHSRYFPPVIGVVEDPVTGAAAGPLGMYLATRGVLALPEEGGKARARIEQGDAMGKPGRIDVEVTGKAGAPERARIGGVAVTVLEGPLRV; this is encoded by the coding sequence ATGCAGTTGACCATCGTCGATGCCTTCACGAAGACGCCCGGAGAGGGCAACCGCGCCGGCGTGGTGCTGGACGCGGCCGGGCTGGATGCCGAGGCCATGCAGCGCATTGCCGCCGTGGTGGGAGCGTCCGAGACAGCGTTCCTGATGGCGCCCCCAACGGACGGAGTCGTCCGGTTGCGCTACTTCGCGCCCGCCGTGGAGATTCCCTTCTGCGGCCACGCCACCGTCGCCACGCTTCACCTGATGGCAGAGCGCGGGATGCTCAAGGCCCCAGGCACGTACCGGCTCGAGTGTGCGATGGGCACGCTGGATGTCGAATTGGAGCTCGTGGAGCCGCGTGGAGCGCGCGCGTGGATTGTCTCGCCGGTGCTTCCCTGGAAGGAGAGCCCGGTGCCGCTGGAGACGGTGATGCGGCTGTTGGGCGGGACGGTGGAGATGGTGGACACCTCGCTGCCGGTGCTGCGCACCGGGTACCGGCTGGTGGTTCCGATGCTGCGCCGTGAGGACGTCTGGAACCTGTCGCCACACGCCCGGGCGCTGGCGGAGCTCCTGCGGCCGCACGGCCTGAACGGGGTCTATGTCTTCACGCGCGAGACGAAGGACGCGAGCAGCATGGCGCACTCGCGCTACTTCCCGCCGGTGATTGGCGTGGTGGAGGACCCGGTGACGGGCGCCGCGGCCGGGCCGCTCGGGATGTACCTGGCGACGCGGGGCGTACTGGCGCTCCCCGAGGAAGGCGGCAAGGCGCGGGCGCGAATCGAGCAGGGCGATGCCATGGGCAAGCCGGGCCGCATCGACGTGGAGGTGACGGGGAAGGCTGGAGCGCCGGAGCGCGCACGCATCGGCGGTGTGGCGGTGACCGTCCTGGAGGGCCCGCTTCGCGTGTGA
- a CDS encoding AraC family transcriptional regulator, which produces METTNARAELEHWRADFMGQVANPLFAEALFDRVPDIVFSVKDTQGRYVCMSEACAERCGLESKAAAVGRTAHDLFPRHMADRYERQDQRVFRTGRPLVDNLDLTLFNNRKPGWCLTNKVPLFDASGKVMGLACLSKDVHEPGRAGLVDERFASTIDHIQSHFGERLRIDTLARRAGMSSAQFERRMRRIFQLSAGQFIMKTRIDAAAERLVGSEQSIAAIALAVGFCDQSALSRQFKQVTGLSPRQYRQLADSQA; this is translated from the coding sequence ATGGAAACCACCAATGCGCGCGCGGAGCTGGAGCACTGGCGAGCGGACTTCATGGGACAGGTGGCGAATCCGCTCTTCGCGGAGGCGCTGTTCGACCGGGTGCCGGACATCGTCTTCTCGGTGAAGGACACGCAGGGGCGGTACGTGTGCATGAGCGAGGCGTGCGCGGAGCGCTGCGGCCTGGAGAGCAAGGCGGCGGCGGTGGGCCGCACGGCGCATGACCTGTTCCCCCGGCACATGGCGGACCGCTACGAGCGGCAGGACCAGCGGGTGTTCCGCACGGGGCGGCCGCTCGTGGACAACCTGGACCTGACGCTCTTCAACAACCGCAAGCCGGGCTGGTGCCTGACGAACAAGGTGCCGCTGTTCGACGCCTCGGGGAAGGTGATGGGGCTGGCCTGTCTGTCCAAGGACGTGCACGAGCCCGGCCGCGCGGGGCTCGTGGACGAGCGCTTCGCGTCGACCATCGACCACATCCAGTCGCACTTTGGAGAGCGGCTGCGCATCGACACGCTGGCGCGGCGGGCGGGGATGTCCTCCGCGCAGTTCGAGCGGCGGATGCGGCGCATCTTCCAGCTCTCCGCCGGGCAGTTCATCATGAAGACGCGCATCGACGCGGCGGCGGAGCGATTGGTGGGCTCGGAGCAGTCGATTGCAGCCATTGCCCTCGCGGTGGGGTTCTGCGACCAGAGCGCGCTGTCACGCCAGTTCAAGCAGGTGACGGGCCTGAGCCCACGCCAATACAGGCAGCTCGCGGACTCCCAGGCGTGA
- a CDS encoding M9 family metallopeptidase produces MSRRYTGWSRCHIVLAVCLILAGAGASARPARPAPVDARATHGVDTSHQRIRTDERPPDVSPTQLREQLTPRAPARAQLAACDTAAFASASGSALVTLVKGSTEECVNSLFSVTGTRAAQVFVESKMVTIANGLTTNARTYPGTDTDGTLQLILFLRAGYYVQYYNPDVVGSYGTALKNAIRPALAAFVANSHFTDVNDSHGSVLSEFVTLIDSAGENALHLSTFQGLLNRFNDTALSYWYMRNATNNVFVGLFRGHYNADFVAAVNSDTSIVDTLSSFVSRNEHLLGTDNQYLTVNAARELSRFLQYTGALLDKTRPRVKALITNHSMTGPTAGVWVGAAEMADYYDGANCAYYGICDFRRTLEQAVLKLSYSCGATLRMRAQDMTSTQFSQSCGQLSAQETYFHDKLKTNRVPVANDGNTALEMVIFDSSLDYQTYAGALFGIDTNNGGMYLEGDPAASGNQARFIAYEAEWLRPTFEIWNLRHEYVHYLDGRFDMQGDFGASTSQPTIWWVEGLAEYISKKDDNADAVQLGTSKAFQLSQILRNDYNSGTERVYYWGYLAVRFMFERHADQVSTMLGHFRAGNYTAYRTYLDGIGSTRDGEFHQWIDCVSTATDPRTCANPTPGGGTRCTDPNSMVLGNGCYRDNLASSDALYFYLWVPAGARNLRFQSSGGTGNADMYIRAVQWPTVTVYDYRPYLAGNDETVDIPSPAAGNWFHVMLKARAPYAGVRLEARFDAAP; encoded by the coding sequence ATGAGCCGTCGATACACGGGTTGGTCTCGCTGTCACATCGTCCTCGCAGTCTGCCTCATCCTGGCCGGAGCAGGCGCATCCGCTCGACCTGCCAGGCCCGCTCCCGTCGACGCCCGAGCAACGCACGGCGTCGACACCTCGCACCAGCGCATCCGGACAGACGAGCGCCCGCCGGATGTCTCGCCGACGCAGCTCCGGGAGCAGCTCACGCCACGTGCGCCGGCACGCGCGCAGCTCGCCGCCTGTGACACGGCGGCCTTCGCCTCCGCCAGTGGCAGTGCGCTCGTCACCCTGGTGAAGGGCTCCACCGAGGAGTGCGTCAACTCGCTGTTCAGCGTCACGGGCACCCGCGCCGCCCAGGTGTTCGTCGAGAGCAAGATGGTCACCATCGCCAACGGGCTCACCACGAACGCGAGGACGTACCCGGGAACCGACACCGACGGAACGCTCCAGCTCATCCTCTTCCTGCGCGCTGGCTACTACGTGCAGTACTACAACCCCGACGTGGTGGGCAGCTACGGCACGGCCCTGAAGAACGCCATCCGCCCGGCCCTGGCCGCCTTCGTGGCCAACAGCCACTTCACCGACGTCAATGACAGTCACGGCAGCGTGCTCAGCGAGTTCGTCACCCTCATCGACAGCGCGGGGGAGAATGCCCTCCACCTGAGCACGTTCCAGGGGTTGCTCAATCGCTTCAACGACACGGCGCTGTCCTACTGGTACATGCGCAACGCCACCAACAACGTGTTCGTCGGCCTGTTCCGAGGCCACTACAACGCTGACTTCGTGGCGGCGGTGAACAGTGACACCTCCATTGTCGACACGCTGAGCAGCTTCGTGTCGCGGAACGAGCACCTGCTGGGCACCGACAACCAGTACCTCACCGTCAACGCCGCGCGCGAGCTGTCCCGCTTCCTGCAATACACCGGCGCGCTGCTGGACAAGACGCGTCCCCGGGTGAAGGCACTCATCACCAACCACTCCATGACGGGGCCCACGGCTGGCGTCTGGGTGGGCGCGGCGGAGATGGCGGACTACTACGACGGCGCCAACTGCGCGTACTACGGCATCTGCGACTTCCGGCGCACGCTGGAGCAGGCCGTGCTCAAGCTGTCGTATTCCTGTGGCGCCACGCTGCGCATGCGCGCGCAGGACATGACGTCCACGCAGTTCAGCCAGAGCTGCGGCCAGCTCTCGGCGCAGGAGACGTACTTCCACGACAAGCTGAAGACCAACCGCGTGCCTGTGGCCAACGACGGCAACACGGCCCTGGAGATGGTCATCTTCGACAGCAGCCTGGACTACCAGACGTACGCCGGAGCCCTGTTCGGCATCGACACCAACAACGGGGGCATGTACCTGGAGGGAGACCCCGCCGCTTCGGGCAATCAGGCGCGGTTCATCGCCTACGAGGCCGAGTGGCTGCGCCCCACCTTTGAAATCTGGAACCTGCGACACGAGTACGTCCACTACCTGGATGGCCGCTTCGACATGCAGGGCGACTTCGGCGCCAGCACCAGCCAGCCCACCATCTGGTGGGTTGAGGGCCTGGCCGAATACATCTCCAAGAAGGATGACAATGCGGACGCGGTTCAGCTCGGCACGAGCAAGGCCTTCCAGCTCAGCCAGATTCTCCGCAATGACTACAACAGCGGCACGGAGCGTGTGTATTACTGGGGCTACCTGGCCGTGCGCTTCATGTTCGAGCGCCATGCGGACCAGGTGAGCACCATGCTCGGCCACTTCCGGGCGGGGAACTACACGGCGTATCGCACCTATCTGGATGGGATTGGCAGCACGCGGGATGGAGAGTTTCACCAGTGGATTGACTGTGTTTCCACCGCGACCGACCCGCGCACCTGTGCCAACCCGACGCCCGGTGGTGGCACGCGCTGTACGGACCCGAACTCCATGGTCCTGGGCAATGGTTGCTACCGGGACAACCTGGCCAGCAGTGATGCGCTGTATTTCTACCTGTGGGTTCCCGCTGGCGCGCGCAACCTGCGCTTCCAGTCCAGCGGCGGAACGGGCAACGCGGACATGTACATCCGCGCCGTCCAGTGGCCGACCGTGACGGTGTATGACTATCGGCCGTACCTGGCCGGCAACGACGAGACGGTGGACATTCCCTCTCCGGCGGCTGGCAATTGGTTCCATGTGATGCTCAAGGCCCGCGCGCCCTACGCGGGAGTGAGACTGGAGGCCCGCTTCGACGCGGCCCCCTGA
- a CDS encoding aldehyde dehydrogenase (NADP(+)), translating into MEWQGLSLIGTGRGEPGGKSFTGWDPAAGVALEPRYHSAHPHEVERACKLAEEAAPAFAALPSRQRAVFLEHIAEALLAAEADFLAVTPRETGLPTARIQGELGRAAGQFRQFAKLLEEGSWVDARIDHAMPDRRPAPRPDLRSMLRALGPVAVFGASNFPLAFSTAGGDTASALAAGCPVIVKAHPAHPATSERAGEAIRAAVTACGLPEGVFSLLFDAGMDVGRALVKHPAIRAVGFTGSRAGGRALMDLAAARAAPIPVFAEMGSINPVFVLPEALATRPEAVADALATSILQGAGQFCTSPGLLVAAEGPGYESFRARLVERLGAVSAVPMLTPGIAERFRESVARLAARTDTRTWVRGEGREAHGAPALFEVVASAVLTDAALTDEVFGSCAVLVRTREPRDITRVASHLEGQLTATLMVEPGDHALASEMLPVLADRVGRVLVNGVPTGVEVCPSMVHGGPYPASADGRFTAVGTGALRRFVRPVCFQDVPEPLLPAELRDANPLDLWRTVDGVLARK; encoded by the coding sequence ATGGAATGGCAGGGATTGTCACTGATTGGCACCGGGCGCGGTGAGCCCGGCGGTAAGTCCTTCACCGGATGGGACCCGGCGGCGGGAGTCGCACTGGAGCCCCGTTATCACTCGGCGCATCCGCACGAGGTGGAGCGGGCGTGCAAGCTCGCGGAGGAGGCCGCGCCTGCCTTCGCCGCCCTGCCCTCGCGCCAGCGCGCCGTCTTCCTGGAGCACATCGCCGAAGCCCTCCTGGCGGCCGAGGCCGATTTCCTCGCCGTCACACCGCGCGAGACAGGCCTGCCCACCGCGCGCATCCAGGGCGAGCTCGGCCGCGCTGCCGGACAGTTCCGCCAGTTCGCCAAGCTCCTCGAGGAAGGAAGCTGGGTGGATGCACGCATCGACCACGCGATGCCCGACCGACGCCCCGCGCCCCGACCGGACCTGCGCTCCATGCTGCGCGCGCTCGGCCCGGTGGCGGTGTTCGGCGCGAGCAACTTCCCACTCGCCTTCTCCACGGCCGGCGGAGACACCGCCTCGGCGCTGGCGGCGGGCTGCCCCGTCATCGTCAAGGCCCACCCCGCGCACCCGGCCACCTCCGAGCGCGCGGGTGAAGCCATCCGTGCCGCGGTGACGGCGTGCGGCCTTCCGGAGGGCGTGTTCTCGCTCCTGTTCGACGCCGGCATGGACGTGGGCCGGGCCCTGGTGAAACACCCGGCCATCCGCGCCGTAGGCTTCACCGGCTCGCGCGCCGGAGGCCGGGCGCTGATGGACCTGGCCGCCGCTCGCGCCGCGCCCATTCCCGTCTTCGCGGAGATGGGCTCCATCAACCCCGTCTTCGTCCTGCCCGAAGCCCTGGCCACGCGCCCCGAGGCGGTGGCGGACGCGCTGGCCACCTCCATCCTCCAGGGTGCGGGCCAGTTCTGCACCTCGCCCGGACTGCTCGTGGCCGCCGAGGGCCCGGGCTACGAGTCCTTCCGAGCCCGCCTCGTCGAGCGGCTGGGCGCCGTCTCCGCAGTGCCCATGCTGACGCCCGGAATCGCCGAGCGTTTCCGCGAGAGCGTGGCCCGGCTCGCCGCGCGAACGGACACGCGCACATGGGTCCGTGGTGAGGGCCGTGAAGCCCACGGCGCACCCGCGCTCTTCGAAGTGGTCGCGAGCGCAGTGCTCACGGACGCGGCATTGACCGACGAGGTCTTCGGAAGCTGCGCCGTGCTGGTCCGCACCCGCGAGCCCCGCGACATCACCCGCGTGGCCTCGCACCTGGAGGGCCAGCTCACCGCGACGCTGATGGTGGAGCCCGGAGACCACGCGCTGGCCTCCGAGATGCTCCCCGTCCTCGCGGACCGGGTGGGCCGCGTGCTCGTGAATGGCGTGCCCACGGGCGTGGAAGTCTGCCCCTCCATGGTGCACGGAGGCCCCTACCCCGCGAGCGCGGATGGCCGCTTCACCGCCGTGGGCACCGGAGCCCTGCGACGCTTCGTCCGGCCGGTGTGCTTCCAGGACGTGCCCGAGCCACTCCTGCCGGCGGAACTGCGGGACGCCAACCCGCTGGACCTGTGGCGCACGGTGGACGGAGTGCTGGCGCGGAAGTGA
- a CDS encoding dihydrodipicolinate synthase family protein — protein MSPWNGVLPAITTAFNADLSIDHGAVRAHVNWLVSRGCTGIIPCGSLGEGATLSLEEKVALMRTVVGAVKVPVIPGIAALSTAEAVRLAKAAEDAGCAGLMVLPPYVYSSDWREMKAHMAAVLRATKLPCLLYNNPVAYRTDFTPAHLAELAAEFDNAAAVKESSTDARRVTGIRALLGDRLALGVGVDDCLVEGVEAGARFWVAGLVNAFPDESVRLYDLAMAGKKEAAFALYRWFLPLLRLDTVTKFVQLIKLVQQEMGWGHERVRAPRLELVGPEREECLRVLREALANRPAL, from the coding sequence ATGAGCCCCTGGAATGGTGTCCTTCCCGCCATCACCACCGCCTTCAACGCGGACCTGTCCATCGACCACGGCGCGGTGCGCGCGCACGTGAACTGGCTCGTGTCGCGGGGCTGCACCGGCATCATCCCCTGCGGCTCGCTGGGCGAGGGCGCGACGCTGAGCCTCGAAGAGAAGGTCGCGCTGATGCGCACCGTCGTGGGCGCGGTGAAGGTCCCCGTCATCCCCGGCATCGCCGCGCTCTCCACCGCCGAGGCCGTGCGTCTCGCGAAGGCCGCCGAGGACGCGGGCTGCGCGGGCCTCATGGTGCTGCCGCCGTATGTCTATTCCAGCGACTGGCGAGAGATGAAGGCACACATGGCCGCCGTCCTCCGCGCCACGAAGCTGCCGTGCCTGCTCTACAACAACCCCGTGGCCTACCGGACGGACTTCACCCCGGCGCACCTCGCCGAGCTGGCCGCCGAGTTCGACAACGCCGCGGCGGTGAAGGAGTCGTCCACCGACGCCCGCCGCGTCACCGGCATCCGCGCGCTGCTGGGAGACAGGCTCGCCCTGGGCGTGGGCGTGGATGACTGCCTCGTGGAAGGCGTGGAGGCGGGCGCGCGATTCTGGGTGGCCGGCCTGGTGAATGCCTTCCCGGACGAGTCCGTGCGCCTCTATGACCTGGCCATGGCCGGGAAGAAGGAGGCGGCCTTCGCGCTGTATCGTTGGTTCCTGCCGCTGCTGCGGCTGGACACCGTGACGAAGTTCGTCCAGCTCATCAAGCTGGTCCAGCAGGAGATGGGCTGGGGCCACGAGCGCGTCCGCGCCCCCCGACTGGAGCTGGTCGGTCCCGAGCGCGAGGAGTGCCTGCGCGTTCTCCGGGAAGCGCTGGCGAACCGGCCGGCGTTGTAG
- a CDS encoding NAD(P)/FAD-dependent oxidoreductase — MREVCDLVVVGAGPGGIAAACRAAEAGLDVLVLDAQPEPGGQVWRGETRKKSNRLARRWLLRFAASGARFRPGARVVAAPEPGLLLVEEGASSLAVRYERLVLATGARERFLPFPGWTLPGVMGVSGLQVLVKDGLPIQGRRVVLAGTGPLLLAAASTLQAHGAEVLLVAEQAPAAQHWGFALQLWRHPGKLLQGAVMAAELLGVRTTTESWVLEARGERRLESVRMSVGGREEQLACDYLGAAWGLVPNLELARLLGCEIANGAVVVNDHMETRVPRIQAVGELLGIGGVDQALVTGELAGLAVAEQPAPEALMKSWQRIHAFADALARHDAPRAELRKLATPDTLLCRCEDVPLSALNECRDLREARLYARLGMGACQGRTCGPAAEALFGWSAEGVRPPCLPARIGSLRLPTETPTPSKRAS, encoded by the coding sequence ATGCGTGAGGTGTGTGACCTCGTCGTCGTGGGTGCCGGCCCGGGCGGAATCGCCGCCGCATGCCGGGCGGCCGAGGCGGGCCTGGATGTGCTCGTGCTGGACGCACAGCCGGAGCCCGGTGGCCAGGTCTGGCGCGGCGAGACACGGAAGAAGTCGAACCGCCTCGCCCGGCGCTGGCTCTTGCGCTTCGCGGCGTCCGGCGCACGCTTTCGTCCCGGTGCCCGCGTCGTCGCCGCACCCGAGCCGGGGCTGCTCCTGGTCGAGGAGGGCGCGTCATCGCTCGCGGTGCGCTACGAGCGGCTGGTGCTCGCCACGGGCGCACGGGAGCGTTTCCTCCCCTTCCCCGGCTGGACACTCCCAGGCGTGATGGGTGTCAGCGGCTTGCAGGTCCTCGTGAAGGACGGCCTTCCCATCCAGGGCCGCCGAGTGGTGCTGGCCGGCACGGGCCCACTGTTGCTCGCGGCCGCGTCGACGCTTCAGGCCCACGGAGCCGAAGTCCTCCTCGTCGCCGAGCAGGCCCCCGCCGCACAGCACTGGGGCTTCGCGCTCCAGCTCTGGCGCCATCCGGGCAAGCTGCTCCAGGGCGCGGTGATGGCGGCGGAACTCCTGGGCGTGCGCACGACCACGGAATCGTGGGTCCTGGAGGCTCGTGGCGAGCGCAGGCTCGAGAGCGTCCGGATGTCCGTGGGCGGCCGCGAGGAACAGCTTGCCTGTGATTACCTCGGCGCGGCCTGGGGGCTCGTGCCCAACCTGGAGCTGGCGCGGCTGCTCGGCTGCGAAATCGCAAACGGCGCGGTGGTCGTGAACGACCACATGGAGACACGTGTCCCGCGCATCCAAGCCGTGGGCGAGTTGCTAGGCATTGGCGGAGTGGACCAGGCGCTCGTCACGGGAGAGCTGGCCGGTCTCGCCGTAGCGGAACAGCCCGCCCCTGAAGCACTGATGAAGTCCTGGCAACGCATCCACGCCTTCGCCGACGCCCTGGCCCGGCACGATGCTCCGCGCGCCGAATTGCGCAAGCTCGCCACACCCGACACGCTGCTGTGCCGCTGTGAGGACGTGCCGCTCTCCGCACTGAACGAGTGCCGCGACCTCCGCGAGGCCCGGCTGTACGCGCGACTGGGCATGGGCGCCTGTCAGGGCCGCACATGTGGTCCCGCAGCGGAAGCCCTCTTCGGCTGGTCCGCCGAGGGCGTACGTCCACCCTGCCTGCCCGCGCGCATCGGCAGTCTCCGACTTCCCACTGAAACTCCAACCCCCTCGAAGAGAGCCTCATGA
- a CDS encoding (2Fe-2S)-binding protein, which produces MSDAESKATASITLRINGRALTVPAGTSVAAALAMAGDFVSRSDLKGQPRGPLCGMGVCFECRATVDGVPETLTCLTLCREDLEVVTDA; this is translated from the coding sequence ATGTCTGACGCGGAATCGAAGGCCACCGCATCCATCACGCTGCGCATCAATGGCCGCGCCCTCACGGTGCCTGCTGGGACTTCCGTGGCGGCAGCGCTCGCCATGGCCGGGGACTTCGTGAGCCGGAGTGACTTGAAAGGGCAGCCACGCGGTCCTCTGTGCGGAATGGGCGTCTGCTTCGAGTGCCGCGCCACCGTGGACGGAGTCCCCGAAACATTGACGTGTCTCACCCTCTGCCGCGAAGACCTGGAGGTGGTCACCGATGCGTGA
- a CDS encoding NAD(P)/FAD-dependent oxidoreductase: MSSFDCVIVGGGIVGAALADVLSAEGMSVALVEARSIGAGTTACGMGHLVAMDDNAAELALTAWSVALWRELRDELPIAVEYDACGTLWLAADDEELAAIAAKVASYRGVGVRAEVLDAAALREAEPALTPGLVGALRVPDDAVLYPPLAALHFARRARERGARLMLGCSVTELRPGSVVLENGDVLAAGHIVLATGVASPRLCPDLPISPRKGHLLITHRGAPVVHHQLVELGYLKSAHGSDGASVAFNAQPRITGQLLLGSSRQPGADGPHVEPAILERMLKRAADFLPGLDGLRALRVWTGLRPATPDGLPLLGPHPRKPWLWLACGHEGLGITTAPASARLVADQLLGRASAIDARPYSPARFEALHV, translated from the coding sequence ATGAGCAGCTTCGACTGCGTCATCGTCGGCGGCGGCATCGTCGGCGCGGCGCTCGCGGATGTGCTGAGCGCGGAGGGCATGTCCGTTGCGCTGGTCGAGGCCCGCTCCATCGGCGCGGGAACCACGGCCTGCGGTATGGGGCACCTCGTGGCCATGGATGACAATGCGGCCGAGCTCGCGCTCACCGCCTGGTCCGTGGCGCTCTGGCGCGAGCTGCGCGACGAGCTGCCGATTGCCGTCGAATACGACGCATGCGGAACGCTCTGGCTCGCCGCCGATGACGAGGAACTGGCCGCCATCGCCGCGAAGGTCGCGAGCTACCGTGGCGTCGGTGTCCGTGCCGAGGTGCTGGACGCCGCGGCGCTGCGTGAGGCGGAGCCCGCGCTCACTCCCGGCCTCGTTGGCGCGCTGCGCGTCCCGGATGATGCCGTGCTGTACCCGCCGCTCGCCGCGCTGCACTTCGCGCGACGCGCTCGCGAACGGGGGGCTCGGCTGATGCTTGGCTGCTCCGTGACGGAGCTGCGTCCCGGGAGCGTGGTGCTGGAGAACGGCGACGTCCTGGCGGCGGGGCACATCGTGCTCGCGACGGGAGTGGCCAGTCCCCGGCTCTGCCCGGACCTGCCCATCTCTCCACGCAAGGGACACCTGCTCATCACCCACCGTGGCGCACCGGTGGTGCATCACCAACTGGTGGAGCTGGGCTACCTCAAGAGCGCGCATGGTTCTGATGGTGCGTCGGTTGCTTTCAACGCCCAGCCGCGAATCACGGGGCAGCTCCTGCTGGGCTCGTCGCGCCAGCCAGGTGCAGACGGTCCGCACGTCGAGCCCGCCATCCTGGAGCGCATGCTGAAGCGCGCCGCCGACTTCCTGCCGGGGCTCGATGGGTTGCGGGCCCTGCGAGTCTGGACGGGCCTGCGCCCGGCCACTCCGGATGGACTGCCATTGCTCGGCCCGCATCCGCGCAAGCCGTGGTTGTGGCTCGCTTGCGGCCATGAGGGCCTTGGCATCACCACGGCTCCGGCCAGCGCTCGACTGGTGGCGGACCAGTTGCTCGGCCGAGCGAGCGCCATTGACGCCCGGCCCTATTCACCTGCGCGCTTCGAGGCCCTTCATGTCTGA
- a CDS encoding proline racemase family protein → MRRIRVIDSHTGGEPTRVVIEGGPELGAGNMVTLRERFREQFDAFRKAIVCEPRGSDVMVGALLCPPTVPTCVAGVIFFNNVGYLGMCGHGTIGVVKTLEYLGRITPGVHSLETPVGVVKATLHPDGRVSIANVPSHRAAHDVSVHVPGHGEVRGDIAWGGNWFFLSRALHLALEPRNIPALTAYTSAIKLALAEQGLTGKGGAEIDHVELYAPSPTPGVNARNFVLCPGLAYDRSPCGTGTSAKLACLAAEGALAEGVTWVQESIIGSRFEARYVRDGGSILPTITGTASVNAEATLLVDPADPFAWGIG, encoded by the coding sequence ATGCGGCGCATTCGTGTCATCGACAGTCACACCGGCGGAGAGCCGACCCGCGTCGTCATCGAGGGAGGACCCGAGCTGGGCGCGGGCAACATGGTGACCCTGCGCGAGCGCTTCCGAGAGCAGTTCGACGCCTTCCGCAAGGCCATCGTCTGCGAGCCTCGCGGCTCGGACGTCATGGTGGGCGCGCTGCTGTGTCCCCCTACTGTCCCCACCTGCGTCGCGGGCGTCATCTTCTTCAACAACGTCGGCTACCTGGGCATGTGCGGCCACGGCACCATTGGCGTGGTGAAGACGCTGGAGTACCTGGGCCGCATCACCCCGGGCGTCCACTCGCTGGAGACACCCGTGGGCGTGGTCAAGGCCACGCTGCACCCGGACGGGCGCGTGAGCATCGCCAACGTGCCCAGCCACCGTGCGGCCCACGACGTCTCCGTCCACGTCCCCGGCCATGGTGAGGTGCGCGGAGACATTGCCTGGGGAGGCAACTGGTTCTTCCTCTCCCGCGCCCTGCACCTCGCCCTGGAGCCTCGGAACATCCCCGCGCTCACCGCGTACACGTCCGCCATCAAGCTCGCGCTGGCCGAGCAGGGACTCACCGGCAAGGGCGGCGCGGAAATCGACCACGTGGAGCTGTACGCGCCCTCCCCCACGCCCGGCGTGAACGCGCGCAACTTCGTCCTCTGTCCGGGGCTCGCCTATGACCGCTCGCCCTGCGGCACCGGGACGAGCGCCAAGCTGGCCTGCCTCGCCGCCGAGGGCGCGCTCGCCGAGGGCGTGACGTGGGTGCAAGAGAGCATCATCGGCAGCCGCTTCGAGGCGCGCTACGTGCGCGACGGCGGCAGCATCCTCCCCACCATCACCGGCACCGCGTCGGTGAACGCGGAGGCCACGCTGCTCGTCGACCCGGCGGACCCGTTCGCCTGGGGCATCGGATGA
- a CDS encoding TetR/AcrR family transcriptional regulator has product MKKPPARGRDTYHVGNLGPRLLEAARRTLEVSGPTNLSIRAVSKEVGVSPTASYHHFATRAELLGHLAAQGFHELHDALAAIGDTSGRGPGLLERACVVYVDFARRNPALYQLMFGPELAGEDVIAELRTSRTAAFEQVKRILGLVMGPSAKPVEVQRAATGTWSYTHGLASLWIHRVLQLPDNASVEQLVGRTLRGLAQLIDAAMAN; this is encoded by the coding sequence ATGAAGAAACCTCCCGCTCGAGGACGCGACACGTACCATGTGGGCAATCTGGGCCCTCGGCTGCTGGAGGCAGCGCGTAGGACGCTCGAGGTGTCGGGACCGACGAATCTCTCGATCCGCGCTGTCTCCAAGGAGGTGGGGGTCAGCCCGACCGCCTCGTACCATCATTTCGCGACGCGAGCAGAGCTGCTCGGACACCTTGCTGCCCAGGGGTTTCACGAGCTGCACGACGCGTTGGCGGCGATTGGCGACACCTCAGGCCGCGGCCCTGGCTTGTTGGAGCGCGCGTGCGTCGTGTACGTCGACTTCGCCCGAAGGAACCCTGCTTTGTACCAGCTCATGTTTGGCCCGGAGCTGGCGGGAGAAGACGTCATCGCCGAGCTGCGTACGAGCCGCACGGCGGCGTTCGAGCAGGTCAAGCGCATCCTCGGGCTCGTGATGGGCCCGTCGGCGAAGCCAGTCGAGGTTCAGCGTGCTGCCACGGGAACCTGGTCCTACACCCATGGCCTGGCGTCTCTGTGGATTCATCGCGTCCTGCAGCTCCCCGACAACGCGTCTGTCGAGCAACTGGTGGGCCGGACGCTGCGAGGGCTGGCGCAATTGATCGACGCTGCAATGGCGAACTGA